CATTATGAAAGTTAAGCCCTTGTACCCAAGTTGCCTTCAAATTTTTCTGTcttcttaattattttccttgttGAAACTGTTGTTACTTTTATGCATACGTTTTAACTTAAAAGGAGGAAAGAGGAACGGGAAAATCTTTATATCTCCAATTAAGtgctttatttgtttaatttaaacataaaaaaatcccCTTCCTTGACCGAAAATGAGGCACATAAATACTTAATATGCTCTAGCTCTAGGCTAAGCTCAAATAAATCTTGTGATGATTTACATTTTTTGTCCTGTAATTatgttttaacttttattattcctctatatttgattaattttatggaagaatgtttaagttaaaatttggtGAGAGGGATAATCGAGTTGATAAAATATTGCATATTGACGGATAGAGAATGGAGGCAGAGGCAGACATCCTTTGCTTCCCCAATGCGTCTTGTTTTGTGCTATATGAGGACATTAAATTGGactataaatttatactttcCATAGCTTTATCACCTCAAAAATGTTTCCATAGCTTTAaagtatattatattgttttgattgtCTATACATTGTTGGCTATTAGatactattgatttttttttttttctgggcatattttacattttgttgccttttgatttataaaacaaaaatattagcTTCAACAATGGAGGCAGCAGATGCAGGAGTTCCAGTAACAGTTATGTCACCTCCAGAAGGTAACACAACATTCCTTGATGGAACAACATGGTGCGTGGCCCTTAATGGAGTTTCACAGATTGATTTACAAAATGCATTAGACTGGGCCTGCGGACTGGGAATGGCTGACTGCAATGCCATCCAAAAAGGTGAAGCATGTTTCGAACCAGACACGCTCGTCTCTCACGCCTCCTTCGCATTCAATAGCTATTATCAACAGAATGGCAATTCCGATATTGCTTGCAATTTCGGAGGAACTGCCACTGTAACAAAACGCAATCCCAGTGAGTaatcttttatacatatatattatcaaagttatTCAAATGTGATAAGAGACATTCAGAGCTAACCACTTTTATCATATGGCGCTGATTACAGGTTATAACAAATGTGTGTATGCCAGCCCGGGGTATGTGTTGAGTTGAGAGGgcaaaattttgttgatataaaatgcctgtatgtatacatattttttttttttttaaatgtataaatgaTTTTTGTCATTACTTTTATTTTCAGATCTGTAGGCTCTTCAGCACCTCCATTTTACAAGCAAAAACCAAGCTTTATTTGGTGGAAGATTGTCGGGATTGTAGTGCTTTTGTACTTGACAAGCTGACCCACAAAGCTGAATAATCTGTGCATGCTTTTGCCAAACTATTCGTTTTGTTGCAACGAGATTTCAAAAAAGTGTTTAGATTATTAGCGTTTTGTAGAGGTGATTAAGTTATTCCAATCTTGGTTCTTAGACAGGGAAtcttatatatgtattattattatgcaAATTCTGTCTTTTCTTTACAGTCATATTCACTTCTTTTTGGTCCCCTTATTACTTTTATGTCTATTACAAACgtatatgtttttgtttctgaGCCTACTTCAATTCTACAACCATGAGTTTGGTTAGTACATCCCGGTAGAGTTTTAAGTAAAGAGtagaattatgtataaaaataatgagtACAAGATTTGTGTAGAATCAAAATTTAGATTAGATTGCATGGTGTATTAagtatttttatgatttaaaattcTATACTTTAAGTATGCATAAATTATACGAATTACGATGGAGTACCTCTACTTTGGTGAACTAATCATGCATAAGAGGTGGTGTTGAAAAGTCATGAACAAGAACAAATAAATACACTGGTGGGCAGGTTTGAAGGCCATCGggcatttcccacccaagtttcaATATACGTAAATGTACACCCATAATgtgttaaaaaacttaaatatttatctataaatcaactgtcattaaaataaaattattattttctcaataatattaaaaaatatcttctttttttttatttcctcttgagttttcaaaatttacattttatcctaaacctcaatttgaaaaataactccccctttaaaaaaaaaaactctagggTTTACTGCAAATTTCAATAATGATGACGGTGAAGGCCAATCAGTTTTGGTGTCGACCACCTTCTATGTGTTTATCTCTGTTGTCACCAACGACGTCAGACAAAAGCCAATAAAGCCCTGATGGTGACGAAGCCCCAAGACGAAAAGTTTTCATCGAATCAGCTCTGGACAACAAgaatttattgtgtttttcGTATTTTCAGCTTCAGATCTAGATGACAATCGATAAAGACCCAACTTTGGCCACAAACGCAATAAATTTTTACCATCTAAAGCCTCTTCATCTTTAGGCTTTGTCACCGTCAAGACTTTGTTGCCCTTTGTTTGACGTCGATGGTAGCAATAGAGGGAGACACATAAAAGGTGGTTGACGTCAGAATCACCATTGTCGTAACTGTTGCCAAAGCTTTCAGTAAACCTTaggaatttgagaaaaaaaaaagctcacaatatatatttttaatattattagtaaaataattattttatctttagttttaataaaaaagttaatatccagataaatatttaaattaactttaaaaaattaatcgattgataaatatttaaaattttaaaattttataattatgtatttgttttcactttaaaaattggattaaaaatagtcCTTGGGCTTGGTTTGAAGATGACAGTTTTGTCCTTTTGAAGGTTGTCGAGAAACAGTAAAGAAGCTGATGGCTGACATGGTATCTCTGAATTTTACCGAATTTGCCCTATATCCATAAACGAAGGCAGGCAAGAAAAGTTCGTGCAAACTAAATGCAATattatagaaaagaaaagataaaaaatgtaaaataaatagatgGCGATAGTGACATAGATTGTCGTTTCGTCATTGCCGATGAAATGAAAGCCTAGCTTAGGGCAGTGTTATCTGAAGACTGAACCAATATCACAGCTTATCCAAGGCGCAGTGATACGGCAGGCCTACAAGCTCGTCTCAGGTGGCAGAGTGGCAATGGAGAACGCACCACCAAACATTCAAGTTCTACATCGAATTAAGTTAAATTCTTAATATACGGTtagttatgataatattttattataaaaataaattattaatataaaataagattatgttaaaaattattattattatcatatttaataaaattacatataaattaataaaaataaataattattatatgtaattgaagataataaaaaatattaaaatattattttacttaaatactttttgatataattattataaaatattttttatattattttctattttaattaaaaaattagagtatTTTTCTCCTAACatattaataagtaaaaataaaaatataataaaattaaaattatattagtaatattttaatatttaagataaagttgttaatcaaattattttttatattatctgttatattattttagtaattaaaaattattaaaattttttattatttataaaacaaacaaaataatataaataataaaaaatagattatttaaataattattttataccACAAAGATTTAtcttatagataaaaaaaaaaaacgcatatcaggtttttctctctttcttttactaaatttataattaatgtggtttttttttcaagttataacaaatattaatcatGGGATAATCATCTAAACTCCCAATCATTCTCTTGATAAACAATAAATTCCAAGTAAAAAGCAAATAAGAGTTTCTTGATCAAGTACTAAAGTAGAATACAGAGCACTTGTAGACACTACTTTTAAACTTATTTACTTATGAGGGTTATTACAAGACATGAGAGTCTCTCAATCCAGTGCTGCCACCATCTATTCGGATAAACAAAGTACCTTTCAGAttaccaataataatatttttcatgagCGTACTAAACACAGGGAGattgattgtcattttattCGTTATCATCTTGTTAATGACACCTTTCATCTCACTTTCATACCTTCTATTGATCAAATAGCAAACATTTTCATTAAGACTCATTCTCTTGGACTATTTCATGACTTAcatttcaaactcaatttgacaAATTCTTTGCCTATTTGAGTTTGAGAGgggattttaaaatatattccaAATATATAGCTTTTATCTGAAACATATCCTAAATatgtagtttttgttttataatattgtatatttattatactGATTTCTGTTTCCTTATAatattctatatttatataaattcatatattattcaaactGTTATATACTAGAAATATAAGTTGttcatattttcataataaactattaaaaagaGTTTTGACATCTAGTTTAGGTGTCAGATTTAagggaaataaattaaaataacttaattttattgcaaATGAATGATATCAGCCAACACTTTATATATCATATAGGGATATGACCAGGATCTCAAATTAATATCCATTTTACTCTTATCTCTTACATTAAAAACTCTTGCCTCTCAAACatgttttcattcaaaatatcatctaaatttttgctaaaaattaaagaaatttgacaacaaatttatcttaatatatagtttgttattttgtttgaataattgaaattgaaattttaaaatttcctaGGGTGGGAGCGATAGTAGAAATGATAGGACTTATCACTCATACtcttcatttttctctcctaatTAACTTATGTTTTTAAGTCATatcttaattgttattattaatttgagttatatGGATAATTGTtaactttatttatatgatttagagTTAAATTTTGTGTCAAATATGTAGAAATCTTTAGTAGAACTAAGATAGGAGtgtaaaaatgataaattctaCCTCATTATTTCATTGATTCTAGTTAGCTTGTAGATAATTTTAGATATAAGAATAGTTTATTTACTTGTCTACATTATTATGGAAGATTCATCTAATTTTAAGAAAGGTATTTGGTTCGCATATGGTTGTATGGATTGACAGGTTAGgtagtttttgtttgtttagtaatggtttctttttaattgtggagatgttttgttttgttttaagtGACTTGGATAGGCAAAAACACCCTATTTGATTATGTGTTGTTTTTCAATCACTCGTTATAATTAATCTTTGTGAGCTTAATCGATGCAATAGgtgttgtttttatttgttcatttcATTATGTTCCAAAACTTATCTTGCGAATTTTGTTTCATTACAATATACTCTATCTTGATGATTGGTAATTACCTTTTACCTAACCAAATTGTGTGGAAGTAAGCACAATACAATAGACAAACAAGATTCCATGTCAACACATATAAACTGGAAATAATGGATCATATAACAAAACATCTTGAGCAGATCGCATTGATTCCATATATAAAAAGTATTCTAACTCATCCTACTCTTTCAATCCAATGAGGGCATTATACAGTTTAACTTTCTGGAGGAATAtttttaactcttttattttgaaattttttcacattttttcaaGTGTTCTTGTTTTACATTAGGCACATATGCATGCAAACCTAGACTAATAGGCAAAAATTTATAAGGTTACAACTAGTGCATAGTAAAAGCCACATATATTAGTCACATTAGCtattttgaaatcaatttcatattcagtaaaattttgtttttcgcCTACATGAGCTAGTAGAACCAAGGACATAAGGTCAACtataaacattttatattgaattaaatttttttcacttaagaGGTCGAGGGTGCGAAAGCATCCAAGATTGGCAAGGAAGGAAGCAAAACTAGTAATTTCCCTTAGGGATTGTTTAATGCAACCAACTTCTAAGGTCATGGATGTTTATTTAAAGAGActttatttatgtttaacttGTCTAGTACTTCCTAGAACTTAATCAAGTGACCTTTTAAGGCGAAATCCTAGGAATCATACTAAGAGGAAATTGATACAGGCACCATTTTCTTTCATAACCCAAAAAGCCTATCTTACATAATCCCTCACTATCCCTATATTTACACAATCATTTGCTAGCCCTTTGAGACACTAATTGC
The genomic region above belongs to Mangifera indica cultivar Alphonso unplaced genomic scaffold, CATAS_Mindica_2.1 Un_0031, whole genome shotgun sequence and contains:
- the LOC123206302 gene encoding glucan endo-1,3-beta-glucosidase 13-like, whose amino-acid sequence is MRKNILLILQCLLLLECYLASTMEAADAGVPVTVMSPPEGNTTFLDGTTWCVALNGVSQIDLQNALDWACGLGMADCNAIQKGEACFEPDTLVSHASFAFNSYYQQNGNSDIACNFGGTATVTKRNPSYNKCVYASPGSVGSSAPPFYKQKPSFIWWKIVGIVVLLYLTS